One Nostocoides sp. HKS02 genomic window carries:
- a CDS encoding DUF2442 domain-containing protein, with product MSDAELPVEVTGVRTGPGFVLELTFADGASGSFDVGPYLWGPVFEVVRSDPQVFATARVDPEIGTVVWPGAAGGEGVDLAPEFLYDHAVFGELYDHDPRADPAECVFHAQRDLAIAAMPGATVEAWRRHQMLQHADAALAELKAQTGEARAWAWAQWHRAYDKKLTDWEHPPAWLEDDVPAAPRAAIKAWAPPRPSYEQRRLVVDWAAYSNPGPGAVVVAHRAAYTESTPGVDTTLYAGDRVLLSSGTHPPTPAVVATDTTGADVPVVVLAHPVPEVSTSLQSLDDTGMPWVFVDETAHPRDIVPGRVVRVGDGPRVRAWAQVVVPATVVTASLVHLGLLPVVVSDDSLPPHPQGATVWSTDPGNDSIQHPLKVGDLVAERDMGDPPGTELPSRVTWVQSDPDRFGGWVYRVLPLIPPT from the coding sequence GTGAGCGATGCGGAACTGCCTGTAGAGGTGACCGGGGTGCGAACCGGCCCCGGGTTCGTCCTCGAGTTGACGTTCGCCGACGGCGCGTCCGGGTCTTTTGACGTCGGCCCATACCTGTGGGGGCCGGTGTTTGAGGTGGTGCGGTCCGATCCGCAGGTGTTCGCGACCGCCCGGGTCGACCCCGAGATCGGGACCGTGGTGTGGCCGGGTGCTGCGGGAGGTGAGGGCGTGGACCTGGCCCCGGAGTTCCTGTACGACCATGCGGTGTTTGGGGAGCTGTACGACCACGACCCGCGCGCCGACCCGGCCGAGTGCGTCTTCCACGCCCAAAGAGACCTCGCCATCGCAGCCATGCCCGGCGCGACGGTCGAGGCGTGGCGGCGACACCAGATGCTTCAGCACGCGGACGCGGCGCTTGCCGAGCTCAAGGCGCAGACCGGCGAGGCCAGGGCGTGGGCGTGGGCGCAGTGGCACCGCGCCTACGACAAGAAGCTCACCGACTGGGAGCACCCGCCGGCCTGGCTCGAGGACGACGTGCCCGCGGCGCCCCGAGCGGCGATCAAGGCCTGGGCGCCGCCGCGGCCCAGCTATGAGCAGCGCCGGCTCGTTGTGGACTGGGCCGCTTACTCCAACCCCGGCCCGGGGGCCGTCGTGGTTGCCCACCGCGCGGCGTACACCGAGAGCACCCCAGGTGTGGACACGACGCTGTACGCCGGTGACCGGGTGCTGCTCAGCTCGGGTACGCACCCGCCGACGCCCGCCGTCGTGGCGACCGACACCACCGGTGCGGACGTTCCGGTGGTGGTGCTGGCGCACCCGGTGCCGGAGGTGTCCACCTCGCTGCAGTCCCTGGACGACACGGGGATGCCGTGGGTGTTCGTCGACGAGACCGCCCATCCGCGCGACATCGTGCCCGGCAGGGTTGTGCGTGTCGGGGACGGACCGCGGGTCCGCGCGTGGGCACAGGTCGTCGTGCCCGCGACAGTGGTCACCGCGAGCCTCGTCCACCTTGGCCTGCTGCCGGTGGTCGTGTCGGACGACTCGCTGCCCCCGCACCCGCAGGGCGCGACCGTGTGGTCCACCGACCCTGGCAACGACAGCATCCAGCATCCGCTGAAGGTGGGCGACCTGGTCGCAGAGCGGGACATGGGCGACCCGCCCGGGACGGAGCTGCCGTCCAGGGTCACGTGGGTTCAGTCGGACCCTGACCGTTTTGGCGGGTGGGTGTATCGGGTGTTGCCGCTGATCCCGCCGACGTAG
- a CDS encoding GAF domain-containing SpoIIE family protein phosphatase: MLKGEPTDGGAADDAQLSQERLMTVLRAFAAAPASEELPSLVLSQAVEALHAAGGVIALVDADMVEPLVRQGYTRSELTACGPLLPGDRSLPLTWAAATGEPVWLVSQADAAQRFPRIVELVPRDERAYAVLPLRAAGAVLGVIGVSWVEPHAFSASDRELLLGLADICALHLQHWRRLGDARTDKDTSSGRSSSLGVALAPLVQALTGSDTIEDLARAIAEQGAAAVGAAFSNIAVVERGPAGDTARLYHRSTLVPQVAQRYQTILLDCSTPLGAAMSGRGEVWLGDLPQVGAQFPLLLADTSAVGLAATASLALTGRAGEVIGALGLGWDAPQTFPAAQCDELRVFAKLVADALLRAQLLAAERAALERSERLHHTFTALVASASLSEAIEAVFVDGTAPYDAAAARLALVDHEHPDTLVTIAEIGLPEEDLEALWKPPVGAAPCALADERLTAATVYLSTLDDLAVANPDTKAALERAGLRCWVGLPLRSGSHTLGALVLAFSRENALGPSDMTALSDLGAALSEAIRRAVDRDSDHDLAVLVQRSLLAEPLPDLCGMQVSASYLPADARYGIGGDWYDAIALPDGRTLLMIGDVAGHDTSAAVAMGQIRAAARALAPTHEPARLLEELDRFVTAATSQTIVTAAAVLLAPQQGSLTYSLAGHPPPMLRRPGSKLTLLEQVDPPLGVMVATRAQHTIELSPGSALVLYTDGLVERRGESIEAGLRRLAAAIDDGPAGHADALCASLLDRCMRDVPRRDDTALLCAVIEPHGPPN; encoded by the coding sequence ATGTTGAAGGGTGAGCCCACAGACGGCGGCGCGGCGGACGACGCGCAGCTGTCGCAGGAGCGTCTGATGACGGTCCTGCGGGCCTTTGCTGCCGCTCCGGCGAGCGAGGAGTTGCCGAGCCTGGTGCTCTCGCAAGCGGTGGAAGCCCTGCACGCTGCCGGCGGCGTCATCGCTCTCGTGGACGCGGACATGGTCGAACCCTTGGTGAGGCAGGGCTACACCCGCTCGGAGCTGACCGCATGCGGGCCGTTGCTGCCGGGAGACCGGTCGCTGCCCCTGACCTGGGCGGCAGCCACCGGCGAGCCGGTGTGGCTGGTCTCGCAGGCCGATGCTGCCCAGCGGTTCCCGCGCATCGTCGAGCTGGTCCCCAGGGACGAACGGGCCTACGCGGTGCTCCCGCTGCGAGCCGCAGGAGCCGTGCTCGGCGTCATCGGCGTCAGCTGGGTCGAGCCGCACGCCTTCAGCGCCTCGGACCGAGAGCTCCTGCTGGGGTTGGCCGACATCTGCGCCCTGCACCTGCAGCACTGGCGTCGCCTGGGAGACGCTCGCACCGACAAAGACACGTCAAGCGGCCGGTCGTCTTCATTGGGCGTCGCGCTGGCGCCGCTCGTGCAGGCGCTGACCGGCTCAGACACCATCGAGGACCTGGCCCGAGCCATCGCCGAACAGGGCGCCGCAGCCGTCGGCGCCGCGTTCTCCAACATCGCAGTGGTCGAGCGCGGGCCAGCCGGGGACACCGCGCGGCTTTACCACAGGTCCACCCTGGTGCCGCAGGTCGCCCAGCGCTACCAGACCATCCTCCTCGACTGTTCCACGCCCCTCGGCGCGGCCATGTCCGGGCGCGGCGAGGTCTGGCTCGGCGACCTGCCCCAGGTGGGGGCGCAGTTCCCGCTTCTGCTGGCCGACACTTCGGCGGTAGGGCTGGCCGCGACCGCGTCACTGGCGTTGACCGGACGGGCCGGCGAGGTGATCGGCGCGCTCGGCCTGGGCTGGGACGCCCCACAGACCTTCCCGGCCGCGCAGTGCGACGAGCTGCGGGTATTCGCCAAGCTCGTCGCAGACGCGCTCCTGCGGGCACAGCTGCTCGCGGCCGAACGCGCGGCGCTGGAACGGTCCGAGCGGCTGCATCATACGTTCACCGCGCTGGTCGCCTCGGCCTCGCTCAGCGAGGCGATCGAGGCGGTGTTTGTCGACGGCACGGCGCCGTACGACGCCGCTGCCGCGCGGCTGGCCCTCGTCGACCACGAGCACCCCGACACCCTGGTCACCATCGCCGAGATCGGACTACCCGAGGAGGATCTCGAAGCCCTCTGGAAGCCCCCCGTCGGTGCGGCGCCCTGCGCGCTGGCCGACGAACGCCTCACCGCCGCAACCGTATACCTCTCCACCCTGGACGACCTGGCCGTGGCGAACCCGGACACGAAGGCCGCACTGGAACGCGCCGGCCTGCGGTGCTGGGTCGGGCTGCCGCTGCGCAGCGGGTCGCACACACTCGGCGCCCTCGTGCTGGCGTTCTCCCGGGAAAACGCCCTCGGACCGAGCGACATGACCGCGCTCTCGGACCTGGGCGCAGCCCTGTCCGAGGCCATCCGCCGCGCCGTGGACCGTGACAGCGACCACGACCTGGCAGTACTGGTGCAGCGCAGCCTGTTGGCCGAGCCGCTGCCGGACCTGTGCGGGATGCAGGTGAGCGCGAGCTACCTGCCTGCTGACGCCCGCTACGGCATCGGCGGCGACTGGTACGACGCCATCGCACTCCCCGACGGCCGGACCCTGCTGATGATCGGTGACGTCGCCGGTCATGACACCAGTGCGGCCGTGGCCATGGGCCAGATCCGCGCCGCAGCCCGCGCACTGGCCCCCACCCACGAACCGGCGAGGCTGCTCGAGGAGCTCGACCGGTTCGTCACAGCCGCAACCAGCCAGACGATCGTGACAGCCGCCGCCGTGCTGCTGGCCCCCCAGCAAGGCAGCCTCACCTACTCGCTCGCGGGCCATCCGCCCCCGATGCTGCGCAGACCCGGCTCGAAACTCACCCTCCTGGAACAGGTCGACCCGCCCCTGGGCGTCATGGTCGCCACCCGCGCGCAGCACACCATCGAGCTGAGCCCGGGCAGCGCTCTGGTCCTCTACACCGACGGGCTCGTCGAACGACGCGGTGAGTCCATCGAGGCCGGTCTGCGCCGACTCGCGGCCGCCATCGACGACGGCCCCGCCGGCCATGCCGATGCCCTCTGCGCCTCGCTACTCGACAGGTGCATGCGCGACGTACCGCGCAGGGACGACACGGCCCTCCTCTGCGCCGTCATCGAGCCGCACGGGCCACCGAACTGA
- a CDS encoding alpha/beta fold hydrolase: MNTTEQVILLPGSVLPAAPAYGALIEALHDQLGDQLEAVAKDLEVYATDEPPADYSLDHEVDGVLREANNRGWDTFHLVGYSGGGASALAFAARYPHRLRSLALLEPAWAGNWDWSPAHTELWKKFDALRDLPPEEFMAQFVRLGVRPGVTAGLPTGTGPQPPWMAKRPAGIRAFMRTFATYDLDRAALAAFAQPVYFALGSLSNPDEYVEIAERLGRVFPTFHLEVFEGRHHFDPPHRVEPARVAAALTQTWSRTHRAVA; the protein is encoded by the coding sequence ATGAACACCACCGAACAAGTCATCCTGCTGCCGGGCAGCGTGCTGCCCGCCGCCCCGGCCTACGGCGCCCTGATCGAGGCCCTCCACGACCAACTCGGCGACCAACTTGAGGCGGTCGCCAAGGACCTCGAGGTGTACGCCACCGACGAGCCACCCGCCGACTACTCCCTGGACCACGAGGTCGACGGCGTCCTGCGGGAGGCCAACAACCGTGGGTGGGACACCTTCCACCTCGTCGGCTACTCCGGTGGTGGCGCGTCCGCGCTCGCCTTCGCCGCCCGATACCCCCACCGCCTTCGCTCCCTGGCGCTGCTCGAGCCGGCCTGGGCCGGGAACTGGGACTGGAGCCCGGCCCACACCGAGCTGTGGAAAAAGTTCGACGCCCTGCGCGACCTGCCACCCGAGGAGTTCATGGCCCAGTTCGTGCGCCTCGGCGTACGACCCGGAGTCACCGCCGGGCTGCCCACCGGCACAGGGCCGCAGCCACCCTGGATGGCCAAGCGGCCTGCCGGCATCCGAGCCTTCATGCGAACCTTCGCGACGTACGACCTCGACCGCGCCGCCCTGGCAGCGTTCGCCCAGCCCGTCTACTTCGCGCTCGGCTCGCTGAGCAACCCCGACGAGTACGTCGAGATCGCCGAACGCCTCGGCCGAGTCTTCCCCACATTCCACCTCGAGGTATTCGAGGGCAGACACCACTTCGACCCCCCACACCGCGTCGAACCGGCCCGCGTCGCAGCAGCACTCACGCAGACATGGAGCCGGACCCACCGCGCCGTCGCGTAA
- a CDS encoding HD domain-containing phosphohydrolase has product MTEHPRLAELVAALSLATDLGMGQPMEQGLRTCLVAVALADLAGADAEMLAEVYYAALLRFLGCTADAHDTAVSVGGDDIALRRAIAPVLGGSSVEFLRGVLPVVGAGAPAARRPMLVARMLLQGRERARTGVRAHCEAAEVLATRLGLPERVRVALAGGFEQWNGAGLPNGVAGEAIPFSARVVAIARDAEVLNRVGGPALVESALAERTAYDPALAELARRNLGDLAAAATRADPWEAVLSLDPNPQTLVLDLEAAFEVLADFADLKSPYFAGHSRAVSALASAADHGHADLLRQAGLVHDLGRVAVPSGVWARPEPLSVSDFEVVRLHPYYTERILARIPGTAALVRVAGLHHEHLDGSGYHRGAVATEIPYPARVLAAADTWATLTEARPHRPALTSQAATANLRALATSGKLDSDAVEAVLAVADRRPGRRVRGGLSQRELEVLRLLCHGATKKDVAAALVISPTTADHHTRHIYAKIGVHSRAAATLYAADHGLL; this is encoded by the coding sequence GTGACCGAGCATCCGCGGTTGGCTGAGCTGGTGGCGGCGCTATCGCTGGCCACCGACCTCGGGATGGGCCAGCCGATGGAGCAGGGCCTGCGCACGTGCCTGGTCGCCGTCGCCCTCGCCGACCTGGCCGGCGCCGACGCTGAGATGTTGGCCGAGGTGTACTACGCGGCCCTGCTCCGGTTCCTGGGCTGTACCGCGGACGCCCACGACACCGCGGTGTCGGTGGGCGGGGATGACATTGCGCTGCGTCGCGCGATCGCTCCAGTGTTGGGCGGGAGCTCGGTTGAGTTTCTCCGCGGCGTGCTGCCCGTGGTCGGCGCCGGCGCACCGGCGGCGCGGCGCCCGATGCTCGTGGCAAGGATGCTCTTGCAGGGGAGGGAACGAGCGCGGACCGGGGTGCGGGCGCACTGTGAGGCGGCGGAGGTACTGGCCACCCGGCTCGGGCTGCCCGAGCGGGTTCGCGTGGCTCTTGCTGGCGGTTTCGAGCAGTGGAACGGTGCCGGCCTTCCCAACGGGGTCGCCGGTGAGGCGATCCCGTTCAGTGCTCGGGTCGTGGCGATCGCCCGCGACGCGGAGGTGTTGAACCGGGTGGGTGGGCCGGCCCTCGTGGAGTCGGCCCTGGCGGAACGGACCGCCTACGACCCGGCCCTGGCCGAACTGGCACGCCGCAACTTGGGTGACCTGGCGGCGGCAGCTACGCGGGCCGACCCGTGGGAGGCGGTCCTGAGCCTGGACCCGAACCCCCAGACCCTGGTGCTTGATCTCGAGGCCGCGTTCGAGGTCCTTGCTGACTTCGCCGACCTCAAGTCGCCGTACTTCGCTGGTCACTCACGCGCCGTCTCAGCCCTCGCGTCGGCAGCCGACCACGGGCACGCCGATCTGTTGCGCCAAGCCGGGTTGGTCCACGACCTGGGCAGGGTCGCCGTGCCGAGCGGTGTCTGGGCGCGGCCCGAGCCACTGTCGGTGTCGGACTTCGAGGTGGTGCGGTTGCACCCGTACTACACCGAGCGGATCCTGGCCCGGATTCCCGGTACGGCAGCGTTGGTCCGCGTGGCCGGTCTGCACCACGAACACCTGGACGGGTCTGGCTACCACCGCGGCGCCGTCGCCACCGAAATCCCCTACCCGGCGCGCGTGCTGGCCGCCGCCGACACCTGGGCCACCCTGACCGAGGCACGCCCACACCGGCCGGCCCTGACTTCGCAGGCAGCGACCGCCAATCTCCGAGCGTTGGCAACAAGCGGCAAGCTGGACAGTGATGCTGTGGAGGCGGTCCTCGCGGTCGCTGACAGGCGGCCCGGCCGCCGCGTCCGGGGCGGTCTCAGCCAGCGCGAGCTGGAGGTGCTGCGCCTGCTCTGCCACGGTGCCACCAAGAAGGACGTCGCCGCCGCGCTCGTCATCTCGCCAACCACCGCGGACCACCACACCCGGCACATCTACGCCAAGATTGGTGTTCACTCTCGAGCTGCGGCGACGCTCTACGCCGCCGACCATGGACTCCTCTGA
- a CDS encoding thioredoxin family protein, producing the protein MFIDGCPHHETAVERLREAARLAEVDLVIEQHRVADAADAQRLGFGGSPTILIDGRDLFPAPRVVDMACRLYASPDRRMAGAPSVGQLVELLRQRLAPA; encoded by the coding sequence TTGTTCATCGACGGCTGCCCCCACCACGAGACCGCGGTTGAGCGGCTCCGGGAGGCGGCGCGCCTTGCCGAGGTAGACCTGGTCATCGAGCAGCATCGGGTGGCTGACGCGGCCGACGCGCAGCGTCTTGGCTTCGGCGGTTCACCGACCATCCTGATCGACGGTCGGGACTTGTTCCCTGCCCCTCGGGTCGTGGACATGGCCTGTCGGCTGTATGCGTCGCCGGACCGCCGGATGGCCGGCGCGCCCTCGGTCGGGCAGCTTGTTGAGCTCCTACGGCAGCGGCTGGCGCCCGCATAG
- a CDS encoding haloacid dehalogenase type II gives MQRDLFAQPASRPKLVVFDVNETLSDMSGLAAVFAELCARPELAAIWFSGLLRDGFALTVTGDNPDFGALARQSLRPLLDSHGVPNPDTAVDAVMDAFAGLPVHGDVVEGVRGLAAGGVRLVTLSNGAASVARGLFERHAIADCFEQLLSVADAPAWKPAASAYEYALRTCDASPAETMLVAVHPWDIHGAAAAGLTTAFVNRAGTPYPAFFSRPDLEVASLVELAEVVGEGHG, from the coding sequence ATGCAACGCGACCTGTTCGCCCAGCCGGCTTCGCGGCCAAAGCTGGTCGTCTTCGACGTGAACGAGACCCTTTCGGACATGAGCGGCCTCGCCGCGGTGTTCGCGGAGCTCTGCGCGCGACCTGAGCTCGCCGCGATCTGGTTCTCAGGTCTGCTGCGCGACGGTTTCGCGTTGACGGTGACCGGTGACAACCCCGACTTCGGTGCCCTGGCCAGACAGTCCCTTCGACCATTGCTGGACTCCCACGGTGTCCCGAACCCGGACACGGCCGTCGATGCCGTGATGGATGCGTTCGCTGGGCTGCCCGTGCATGGCGACGTCGTTGAGGGGGTCCGGGGGCTGGCCGCTGGCGGGGTGCGTTTGGTCACCCTGAGCAACGGGGCCGCGTCCGTGGCCCGCGGCTTGTTCGAGCGGCATGCCATCGCGGACTGCTTCGAGCAGCTGCTATCGGTCGCCGACGCTCCGGCCTGGAAGCCGGCCGCGTCGGCGTACGAGTACGCGCTGCGCACGTGTGACGCCTCGCCGGCGGAGACGATGCTGGTCGCGGTCCATCCGTGGGATATCCACGGCGCGGCGGCGGCCGGCCTCACCACGGCCTTTGTGAACCGCGCCGGGACGCCGTACCCGGCTTTCTTCAGCCGCCCTGACCTCGAGGTCGCCTCCCTGGTCGAGCTGGCTGAGGTCGTTGGGGAGGGCCACGGGTGA
- a CDS encoding thioredoxin domain-containing protein, producing MAGLTLSGCGTAGTPVVDSTRAVAVPVVSAGPFHGVADLPATVGGSTFDAASLAGRPVVLWFWAPWCAICRSEAPAVTKVASEYAGRVSFVGVAGQGSLSDMNVFVNQTHAGAFPQLADVNNVLWKRFAVSAQPAFAFITATGGTNLVVGSIDQQSLRARVAQLTAGLVGTAPDTGRSCTSGASHKPGSLDCGSAGPHHTSGGPSTAPMTTR from the coding sequence ATGGCCGGGCTGACCTTGTCTGGATGCGGCACAGCTGGGACCCCCGTAGTTGACTCGACCCGCGCGGTCGCGGTCCCTGTCGTCTCCGCAGGGCCGTTCCACGGCGTGGCCGACCTACCGGCAACCGTTGGTGGGTCCACGTTTGACGCCGCATCGCTTGCAGGGCGCCCGGTCGTCCTGTGGTTCTGGGCGCCATGGTGCGCTATTTGCCGCAGCGAGGCACCCGCCGTGACCAAGGTCGCCAGCGAGTACGCCGGCCGGGTGAGTTTTGTCGGCGTCGCCGGGCAAGGAAGCCTCAGCGACATGAACGTGTTCGTCAACCAGACTCACGCCGGGGCCTTCCCGCAGCTTGCCGACGTGAACAACGTGCTCTGGAAGCGGTTCGCCGTCAGCGCTCAACCCGCGTTCGCGTTCATCACCGCCACCGGCGGCACCAACCTGGTCGTCGGCAGCATCGACCAGCAAAGCCTGCGTGCGCGTGTGGCCCAGCTGACCGCGGGCCTTGTCGGCACTGCGCCTGACACCGGTCGGTCGTGCACGTCCGGGGCGAGCCACAAGCCGGGCAGCCTCGACTGCGGCTCCGCCGGGCCGCACCACACCTCAGGCGGCCCATCCACCGCCCCGATGACGACCCGCTGA
- a CDS encoding cytochrome c biogenesis CcdA family protein, with product MSTQLAFAATAGMLAAFNPCGFALLPGYLTMFLAHPPSRRSVVGRAVLVGAAVTTGFVAVFGAVGGAIAALSLTLGPWLAVVTLVAGVALLVVGATQVLGRDIWVPFPRSRLPVNGTVAGMAAYGIVYAMVSLSCTLPVFGAAVVSAFAGPGPTFAGGALSAAAYAVGMGLVMVTLALVVGLLGQDAIARTRGWVRHVGRASGVMVLAAAAYVLWYGWVELATDRGATVSPGPVTLVSAASGRVSQLVTDRGAGATLLALACGLAAAAGATFVTRRRRG from the coding sequence ATGAGCACCCAGCTGGCTTTCGCGGCGACCGCGGGCATGCTCGCCGCGTTCAACCCGTGCGGGTTCGCCCTCCTGCCCGGATACCTGACCATGTTCCTTGCTCACCCGCCATCCCGAAGATCAGTGGTTGGCCGCGCAGTCCTGGTCGGGGCCGCGGTGACCACGGGCTTCGTTGCCGTGTTCGGTGCCGTCGGCGGCGCCATCGCCGCGCTGTCCCTGACCCTGGGTCCGTGGCTTGCCGTCGTCACCCTCGTCGCTGGGGTCGCACTCCTCGTCGTCGGCGCGACGCAGGTCCTGGGTCGCGACATCTGGGTGCCCTTCCCCCGGTCACGGCTGCCCGTCAACGGCACCGTGGCGGGCATGGCCGCCTACGGCATCGTCTACGCCATGGTGTCCCTGTCCTGCACGCTGCCCGTGTTTGGGGCCGCGGTCGTCTCCGCGTTCGCTGGCCCCGGTCCAACCTTTGCCGGGGGCGCCCTGTCCGCGGCGGCGTACGCGGTCGGGATGGGTCTGGTCATGGTCACCCTCGCCCTGGTTGTCGGGCTCCTCGGCCAGGACGCGATCGCCCGGACGCGCGGCTGGGTCAGGCACGTCGGGCGAGCCTCGGGAGTCATGGTGCTCGCCGCGGCCGCATACGTGCTCTGGTACGGCTGGGTGGAGCTGGCAACAGACCGGGGCGCCACGGTCAGCCCGGGTCCGGTGACATTGGTGTCCGCCGCCTCCGGCCGGGTCAGCCAGCTCGTCACCGACAGGGGCGCTGGAGCAACATTGCTCGCGCTCGCCTGTGGTCTGGCCGCGGCGGCTGGCGCGACCTTCGTCACCCGACGTCGCAGAGGCTGA
- a CDS encoding helix-turn-helix transcriptional regulator, with product MARQMLVRSGADLGAAVAEARRLRGQTQDQLAAAAGVERSYLAKLEAGASVLLLDRALKLLRRLGAEVVVQLSDASAAVEPRP from the coding sequence ATGGCCCGTCAGATGCTCGTGCGGTCCGGGGCGGACCTGGGCGCTGCTGTGGCTGAGGCACGTCGGCTTCGCGGACAGACCCAGGACCAGCTTGCGGCGGCGGCTGGCGTCGAACGCAGCTACCTGGCCAAGCTTGAGGCAGGGGCCAGCGTTCTGCTCCTGGATCGGGCACTGAAGCTGCTGCGCCGCCTGGGCGCGGAGGTCGTCGTCCAGTTGTCAGACGCTTCCGCGGCCGTGGAGCCGCGGCCGTGA
- a CDS encoding HipA domain-containing protein produces the protein MKARTLSVWRDGTRIAELVARRPGKVECRYTDEALDAWPGNVPLMSCSLPLRTGRLQAWAFTTGLLPEGQHRQAMAGLAGVPTHDVIGMLARFGRDVAGALVISDVDPPVRDGSVDPYSAADLEVAVAELADHPLGLYEDSELSIAGLADKMLLAQTAPGRYGRPRHGAPSTHILKVDDRTRTGLVRAEHACLELARSVGVPAAASELMPVGDTECIIVTRYDRRITEAGVERVHQEDACQALGIDPEGNQRKAKYERHGGPSLADVAGVLERWAADPDAQLRALLRAAAFTVLIGNADAHGKNVSLLHPQPGQVALAPLYDTVPTAMWPKLRREAAMAVNGRWHLPAITQADLVAEAAAWGLSPVRAQEMVVELAEAVRTAAGAGLRAAEGSTLSETVAARADKLLTSPR, from the coding sequence GTGAAGGCGCGGACACTGTCGGTATGGCGCGACGGGACCCGTATCGCCGAGCTGGTCGCCCGCAGGCCGGGGAAGGTCGAATGCCGGTACACCGACGAAGCCCTCGACGCGTGGCCGGGCAACGTCCCGCTCATGTCGTGCTCGCTGCCTCTGCGCACCGGACGTCTTCAGGCGTGGGCGTTCACCACCGGCCTGCTCCCTGAAGGGCAGCACCGGCAGGCCATGGCCGGGCTGGCCGGGGTCCCGACCCATGACGTCATCGGGATGCTGGCCCGCTTTGGGCGCGACGTCGCCGGTGCGCTGGTCATCAGCGACGTCGACCCGCCGGTCAGGGACGGCAGCGTCGACCCATACAGCGCAGCCGACCTGGAAGTGGCGGTCGCCGAGCTCGCCGACCACCCCCTGGGCCTGTACGAGGACTCCGAGCTGTCCATCGCTGGACTGGCCGACAAGATGCTGCTGGCGCAGACCGCCCCGGGCCGCTACGGGCGCCCGCGGCACGGCGCGCCCTCAACCCACATTCTCAAGGTCGACGACCGAACCCGCACAGGGCTGGTCCGCGCCGAACACGCATGCCTCGAGCTTGCCCGGTCCGTGGGTGTGCCGGCCGCGGCCAGTGAGCTGATGCCGGTCGGGGACACCGAATGCATCATCGTGACCCGCTACGACCGGCGCATCACCGAAGCCGGTGTGGAGCGGGTCCACCAGGAGGACGCGTGCCAGGCGCTGGGCATCGACCCGGAGGGCAACCAGCGGAAGGCGAAGTACGAGCGACATGGCGGCCCGTCCCTGGCTGACGTGGCAGGGGTTCTCGAGCGGTGGGCGGCCGACCCGGACGCGCAGCTACGTGCGCTGCTGAGGGCGGCCGCGTTCACAGTGCTCATCGGCAATGCGGACGCGCACGGCAAGAACGTGTCGCTGCTGCACCCTCAGCCCGGTCAGGTGGCCTTGGCGCCGTTGTACGACACCGTCCCCACGGCGATGTGGCCCAAGCTGCGCAGGGAGGCTGCGATGGCGGTCAACGGCCGCTGGCACCTGCCGGCGATCACCCAAGCGGACCTGGTCGCCGAAGCCGCCGCCTGGGGACTGTCACCCGTACGCGCACAGGAGATGGTCGTCGAGCTCGCGGAGGCTGTCCGCACGGCTGCGGGTGCCGGTCTGCGTGCGGCTGAGGGGTCCACCTTGAGCGAGACGGTCGCCGCCCGCGCGGACAAGCTTCTGACGTCACCGCGCTGA
- a CDS encoding ribbon-helix-helix protein, CopG family, translating into MTIYDDRNEVTIVVRLPASLRDAIKARAAMEDRSVASLLRLAARDYLASLPAVGQS; encoded by the coding sequence ATGACGATCTACGACGATCGCAATGAGGTGACCATCGTGGTGCGCCTGCCCGCAAGCCTGCGCGACGCCATCAAGGCCCGCGCCGCCATGGAGGACCGCAGCGTTGCTTCATTGTTGCGCCTCGCTGCCCGTGACTACCTGGCGAGCCTGCCTGCGGTGGGGCAGTCATGA